Proteins encoded together in one Numida meleagris isolate 19003 breed g44 Domestic line unplaced genomic scaffold, NumMel1.0 unplaced_Scaffold338, whole genome shotgun sequence window:
- the LOC110391275 gene encoding feather keratin 3-like, translating into MSCYDQCLPRLPCQPCGPTPLANSCNESCVRQCQDSNVFIQPSPVVVTLPGPILSSFPQNTAVGSSTSAAVGSILSSEGVPISSGGFGLSGFGSRYCGRRCYPC; encoded by the coding sequence ATGTCCTGCTACGACCAGTGCCTGCCACGCCTGCCATGCCAGCCCTGTGGCCCAACCCCGCTGGCCAACAGCTGCAATGAGTCCTGTGTCAGGCAGTGCCAGGACTCCAACGTCTTCATCCAGCCCTCTCCCGTGGTGGTGACCCTGCCCGgacccatcctcagctccttcccgcAGAACACCGCCGTGGGATCCTCCACCTCCGCTGCCgttggcagcatcctcagctctgagGGTGTGCCCATCTCCTCTGGAGGCTTTGGCCTTTCTGGCTTCGGCAGCCGCTACTGTGGCAGGCGGTGCTACCCCTGCTAA